A genomic region of Zalophus californianus isolate mZalCal1 chromosome 1, mZalCal1.pri.v2, whole genome shotgun sequence contains the following coding sequences:
- the TLE2 gene encoding transducin-like enhancer protein 2 isoform X2, translating to MYPQGRHPTPLQSGQPFKFSILEICDRIKEEFQFLQAQYHSLKLECEKLASEKTEMQRHYVMYYEMSYGLNIEMHKQAEIVKRLSGICAQIIPFLTQEHQQQVLQAVERAKQVTVGELNSLIGQQLQPLSHHAPPVPLTPRPAGLVSSGATGLLALSGALAAQAQLAVATKEDRAGGEAEGPRVERALSRSASPSPPESVVEEERPGGLGGSGKQRAEDKDLSGPYESDEDKSDYNLVVDEDQPSEPPSPATTPCGKAPICVPARRDLVDSPASLASSLGSPLPRAKELVLSDLPASTPAPKSCDSSPPQEASTPGPSSAGHLRQLAAKPAPCTDSVALRSPLTLSSPFTTSFSLSSHSALNGDLSVPSSYVSLHLSPQVSGSVVYGRSPMMAFECHPHLRGSSISSSLPTIPGGKPAYSFHVSADGQMQPVPFPSDALVGAGIPRHARQLHTLAHGEVVCAVTISGSTQHVYTGGKGCVKVWDVGQPGAKTPVAQLDCLNRDNYIRSCKLLPDGRSLIVGGEASTLSIWDLAAPTPRIKAELTSSAPACYALAVSPDAKVCFSCCSDGNIVVWDLQNQTMVRQFQGHTDGASCIDISDYGTRLWTGGLDNTVRCWDLREGRQLQQHDFSSQIFSLGHCPNQDWLAVGMESSNVEVLHVRKPEKYQLHLHESCVLALKFASCGRWFVSTGKDNLLNAWRTPYGASIFQSKESSSVLSCDISGNNKYIVTGSGDKKATVYEVVY from the exons ATGTACCCCCAGGGGAGGCACCCG ACCCCGCTTCAGTCCGGCCAGCCCTTCAAGTTCTCGATCTTGGAGATCTGCGACCGCATCAAAGAGGAATTCCAGTTTCTTCAGGCTCAGTACCACAG ccTCAAGCTGGAATGTGAGAAGCTGGCCAGTGAGAAGACAGAAATGCAACGACATTATGTCATG TACTATGAGATGTCCTACGGGCTCAACATTGAAATGCACAAGCAG GCCGAGATTGTGAAGCGCCTCAGTGGTATCTGTGCTCAGATTATCCCCTTCCTGACCCAGGAG catcAACAGCAGGTGCTGCAGGCCGTGGAGCGGGCCAAGCAGGTGACCGTGGGGGAGCTGAACAGCCTCATCGGG cagcagctccagcCACTGTCCCACCATGCCCCCcctgtgcccctcacccctcGCCCTGCTGGCCTGGTGAGCAGCGGCGCCACGGGGCTGCTGGCCCTGTCTGGAGCACTGGCCGCCCAGGCTCAGCTGGCTGTGGCCACCAAGGAAGACCGGGCAGGTGGGGAGGCCGAGGGACCCAGAG TGGAGAGAGCCCTGAGCAGG AGCGCATCCCCCTCACCCCCTGAGAGTGTGGTGGAAGAGGAGCGACCGGGTGGCCTGGGGGGCAGTGGGAAGCAGCGAGCTGAGGACAAGGATCTGTCAGGACCTTAT GAGAGTGACGAAGACAAGAGCGATTACAACCTGGTGGTGGACGAG GACCAACCCTCAGAGCCCCCCAGCCCAGCTACCACGCCATGTGGAAAGGCACCCATCTGCGTCCCTGCCCGTCGGGACCTTGTGGACAGTCCGGCCTCCTTGGCCTCCAGCCTCggctccccactccccagagcCAAGGAGCTTGTCCTG AGCGACCTTCCCGCCAGCACTCCTGCCCCCAAGTCCTGCGACTCCTCCCCGCCCCAGGAGGCGTCCACCCCTGGGCCCAGCTCAGCCGGTCACCTCCGCCAGCTTGCTGCCAAGCCAGCACCTTGCACGGACAGTGTTG CCCTGAGGAGCCCCCTGACACTGTCCAGTCCCTTCACCACATCCTTCAGCCTGAGCTCCCACAGCGCCCTTAATGGGGACCTCTCTGTGCCCAGCTCCTACGTTAGCCTCCACCTGTCCCCCCAGGTCAGCGGCTCTGTAGTGTATGGACGGTCCCCCATG ATGGCATTCGAGTGTCATCCTCATCTCCGAGGGtcatccatctcctcctccctgcccactaTCCCTGGCGGAAAGCC GGCCTACTCCTTCCACGTGTCTGCCGACGGGCAGATGCAGCCGGTGCCCTTCCCCTCGGACGCGCTGGTGGGCGCCGGCATCCCGCGGCACGCGCGGCAGCTGCACACGCTGGCGCACGGCGAGGTGGTCTGCGCGGTCACCATCAGCGGCTCCACGCAGCATGTGTACACGGGCGGCAAGGGCTGCGTGAAAGTGTGGGACGTGGGGCAGCCGGGCGCCAAGACGCCGGTGGCGCAGCTCGACTGCCTG AACCGCGACAACTACATTCGTTCCTGCAAGCTGCTGCCCGACGGCCGGAGTCTGATCGTGGGCGGCGAGGCCAGCACCTTGTCCATCTGGGACCTGGCGGCGCCCACCCCGCGCATCAAGGCGGAGCTGACCTCCTCGGCCCCCGCCTGCTACGCCCTGGCCGTCAGCCCCGACGCCAAGGTCTGCTTTTCCTGCTGCAGCGACGGCAACATCGTGGTCTGGGACCTGCAGAACCAGACCATGGTCAG GCAGTTCCAGGGCCACACGGACGGTGCCAGCTGCATCGACATTTCCGACTACGGCACTCGGCTCTGGACCGGGGGCCTGGACAACACGGTGCGCTGCTGGGACCTGCGGGAGGGCCGCCAGCTGCAGCAGCACGACTTCAGCTCCCAG aTCTTCTCCCTGGGCCACTGCCCCAACCAGGACTGGCTGGCGGTCGGCATGGAGAGCAGCAATGTGGAGGTTCTGCACGTCCGCAAGCCCGAGAAATACCAGCTGCACCTTCATGAGAGCTGTGTGCTCGCCCTCAAATTCGCCTCCTGCG ggcgcTGGTTTGTGAGCACCGGGAAAGACAACCTGCTCAATGCCTGGAGGACACCGTATGGAGCCAGCATTTTCCAG TCCAAGGAATCATCCTCCGTGCTGAGCTGTGACATCTCCGGAAATAATAAGTACATTGTGACAGGCTCAGGGGACAAGAAGGCCACCGTGTACGAGGTGGTCTACTGA
- the TLE2 gene encoding transducin-like enhancer protein 2 isoform X3, producing MQRHYVMYYEMSYGLNIEMHKQAEIVKRLSGICAQIIPFLTQEHQQQVLQAVERAKQVTVGELNSLIGQQQLQPLSHHAPPVPLTPRPAGLVSSGATGLLALSGALAAQAQLAVATKEDRAGGEAEGPRVERALSRSASPSPPESVVEEERPGGLGGSGKQRAEDKDLSGPYESDEDKSDYNLVVDEDQPSEPPSPATTPCGKAPICVPARRDLVDSPASLASSLGSPLPRAKELVLSDLPASTPAPKSCDSSPPQEASTPGPSSAGHLRQLAAKPAPCTDSVALRSPLTLSSPFTTSFSLSSHSALNGDLSVPSSYVSLHLSPQVSGSVVYGRSPMMAFECHPHLRGSSISSSLPTIPGGKPAYSFHVSADGQMQPVPFPSDALVGAGIPRHARQLHTLAHGEVVCAVTISGSTQHVYTGGKGCVKVWDVGQPGAKTPVAQLDCLNRDNYIRSCKLLPDGRSLIVGGEASTLSIWDLAAPTPRIKAELTSSAPACYALAVSPDAKVCFSCCSDGNIVVWDLQNQTMVRQFQGHTDGASCIDISDYGTRLWTGGLDNTVRCWDLREGRQLQQHDFSSQIFSLGHCPNQDWLAVGMESSNVEVLHVRKPEKYQLHLHESCVLALKFASCGRWFVSTGKDNLLNAWRTPYGASIFQSKESSSVLSCDISGNNKYIVTGSGDKKATVYEVVY from the exons ATGCAACGACATTATGTCATG TACTATGAGATGTCCTACGGGCTCAACATTGAAATGCACAAGCAG GCCGAGATTGTGAAGCGCCTCAGTGGTATCTGTGCTCAGATTATCCCCTTCCTGACCCAGGAG catcAACAGCAGGTGCTGCAGGCCGTGGAGCGGGCCAAGCAGGTGACCGTGGGGGAGCTGAACAGCCTCATCGGG cagcagcagctccagcCACTGTCCCACCATGCCCCCcctgtgcccctcacccctcGCCCTGCTGGCCTGGTGAGCAGCGGCGCCACGGGGCTGCTGGCCCTGTCTGGAGCACTGGCCGCCCAGGCTCAGCTGGCTGTGGCCACCAAGGAAGACCGGGCAGGTGGGGAGGCCGAGGGACCCAGAG TGGAGAGAGCCCTGAGCAGG AGCGCATCCCCCTCACCCCCTGAGAGTGTGGTGGAAGAGGAGCGACCGGGTGGCCTGGGGGGCAGTGGGAAGCAGCGAGCTGAGGACAAGGATCTGTCAGGACCTTAT GAGAGTGACGAAGACAAGAGCGATTACAACCTGGTGGTGGACGAG GACCAACCCTCAGAGCCCCCCAGCCCAGCTACCACGCCATGTGGAAAGGCACCCATCTGCGTCCCTGCCCGTCGGGACCTTGTGGACAGTCCGGCCTCCTTGGCCTCCAGCCTCggctccccactccccagagcCAAGGAGCTTGTCCTG AGCGACCTTCCCGCCAGCACTCCTGCCCCCAAGTCCTGCGACTCCTCCCCGCCCCAGGAGGCGTCCACCCCTGGGCCCAGCTCAGCCGGTCACCTCCGCCAGCTTGCTGCCAAGCCAGCACCTTGCACGGACAGTGTTG CCCTGAGGAGCCCCCTGACACTGTCCAGTCCCTTCACCACATCCTTCAGCCTGAGCTCCCACAGCGCCCTTAATGGGGACCTCTCTGTGCCCAGCTCCTACGTTAGCCTCCACCTGTCCCCCCAGGTCAGCGGCTCTGTAGTGTATGGACGGTCCCCCATG ATGGCATTCGAGTGTCATCCTCATCTCCGAGGGtcatccatctcctcctccctgcccactaTCCCTGGCGGAAAGCC GGCCTACTCCTTCCACGTGTCTGCCGACGGGCAGATGCAGCCGGTGCCCTTCCCCTCGGACGCGCTGGTGGGCGCCGGCATCCCGCGGCACGCGCGGCAGCTGCACACGCTGGCGCACGGCGAGGTGGTCTGCGCGGTCACCATCAGCGGCTCCACGCAGCATGTGTACACGGGCGGCAAGGGCTGCGTGAAAGTGTGGGACGTGGGGCAGCCGGGCGCCAAGACGCCGGTGGCGCAGCTCGACTGCCTG AACCGCGACAACTACATTCGTTCCTGCAAGCTGCTGCCCGACGGCCGGAGTCTGATCGTGGGCGGCGAGGCCAGCACCTTGTCCATCTGGGACCTGGCGGCGCCCACCCCGCGCATCAAGGCGGAGCTGACCTCCTCGGCCCCCGCCTGCTACGCCCTGGCCGTCAGCCCCGACGCCAAGGTCTGCTTTTCCTGCTGCAGCGACGGCAACATCGTGGTCTGGGACCTGCAGAACCAGACCATGGTCAG GCAGTTCCAGGGCCACACGGACGGTGCCAGCTGCATCGACATTTCCGACTACGGCACTCGGCTCTGGACCGGGGGCCTGGACAACACGGTGCGCTGCTGGGACCTGCGGGAGGGCCGCCAGCTGCAGCAGCACGACTTCAGCTCCCAG aTCTTCTCCCTGGGCCACTGCCCCAACCAGGACTGGCTGGCGGTCGGCATGGAGAGCAGCAATGTGGAGGTTCTGCACGTCCGCAAGCCCGAGAAATACCAGCTGCACCTTCATGAGAGCTGTGTGCTCGCCCTCAAATTCGCCTCCTGCG ggcgcTGGTTTGTGAGCACCGGGAAAGACAACCTGCTCAATGCCTGGAGGACACCGTATGGAGCCAGCATTTTCCAG TCCAAGGAATCATCCTCCGTGCTGAGCTGTGACATCTCCGGAAATAATAAGTACATTGTGACAGGCTCAGGGGACAAGAAGGCCACCGTGTACGAGGTGGTCTACTGA
- the TLE2 gene encoding transducin-like enhancer protein 2 isoform X1: protein MYPQGRHPTPLQSGQPFKFSILEICDRIKEEFQFLQAQYHSLKLECEKLASEKTEMQRHYVMYYEMSYGLNIEMHKQAEIVKRLSGICAQIIPFLTQEHQQQVLQAVERAKQVTVGELNSLIGQQQLQPLSHHAPPVPLTPRPAGLVSSGATGLLALSGALAAQAQLAVATKEDRAGGEAEGPRVERALSRSASPSPPESVVEEERPGGLGGSGKQRAEDKDLSGPYESDEDKSDYNLVVDEDQPSEPPSPATTPCGKAPICVPARRDLVDSPASLASSLGSPLPRAKELVLSDLPASTPAPKSCDSSPPQEASTPGPSSAGHLRQLAAKPAPCTDSVALRSPLTLSSPFTTSFSLSSHSALNGDLSVPSSYVSLHLSPQVSGSVVYGRSPMMAFECHPHLRGSSISSSLPTIPGGKPAYSFHVSADGQMQPVPFPSDALVGAGIPRHARQLHTLAHGEVVCAVTISGSTQHVYTGGKGCVKVWDVGQPGAKTPVAQLDCLNRDNYIRSCKLLPDGRSLIVGGEASTLSIWDLAAPTPRIKAELTSSAPACYALAVSPDAKVCFSCCSDGNIVVWDLQNQTMVRQFQGHTDGASCIDISDYGTRLWTGGLDNTVRCWDLREGRQLQQHDFSSQIFSLGHCPNQDWLAVGMESSNVEVLHVRKPEKYQLHLHESCVLALKFASCGRWFVSTGKDNLLNAWRTPYGASIFQSKESSSVLSCDISGNNKYIVTGSGDKKATVYEVVY, encoded by the exons ATGTACCCCCAGGGGAGGCACCCG ACCCCGCTTCAGTCCGGCCAGCCCTTCAAGTTCTCGATCTTGGAGATCTGCGACCGCATCAAAGAGGAATTCCAGTTTCTTCAGGCTCAGTACCACAG ccTCAAGCTGGAATGTGAGAAGCTGGCCAGTGAGAAGACAGAAATGCAACGACATTATGTCATG TACTATGAGATGTCCTACGGGCTCAACATTGAAATGCACAAGCAG GCCGAGATTGTGAAGCGCCTCAGTGGTATCTGTGCTCAGATTATCCCCTTCCTGACCCAGGAG catcAACAGCAGGTGCTGCAGGCCGTGGAGCGGGCCAAGCAGGTGACCGTGGGGGAGCTGAACAGCCTCATCGGG cagcagcagctccagcCACTGTCCCACCATGCCCCCcctgtgcccctcacccctcGCCCTGCTGGCCTGGTGAGCAGCGGCGCCACGGGGCTGCTGGCCCTGTCTGGAGCACTGGCCGCCCAGGCTCAGCTGGCTGTGGCCACCAAGGAAGACCGGGCAGGTGGGGAGGCCGAGGGACCCAGAG TGGAGAGAGCCCTGAGCAGG AGCGCATCCCCCTCACCCCCTGAGAGTGTGGTGGAAGAGGAGCGACCGGGTGGCCTGGGGGGCAGTGGGAAGCAGCGAGCTGAGGACAAGGATCTGTCAGGACCTTAT GAGAGTGACGAAGACAAGAGCGATTACAACCTGGTGGTGGACGAG GACCAACCCTCAGAGCCCCCCAGCCCAGCTACCACGCCATGTGGAAAGGCACCCATCTGCGTCCCTGCCCGTCGGGACCTTGTGGACAGTCCGGCCTCCTTGGCCTCCAGCCTCggctccccactccccagagcCAAGGAGCTTGTCCTG AGCGACCTTCCCGCCAGCACTCCTGCCCCCAAGTCCTGCGACTCCTCCCCGCCCCAGGAGGCGTCCACCCCTGGGCCCAGCTCAGCCGGTCACCTCCGCCAGCTTGCTGCCAAGCCAGCACCTTGCACGGACAGTGTTG CCCTGAGGAGCCCCCTGACACTGTCCAGTCCCTTCACCACATCCTTCAGCCTGAGCTCCCACAGCGCCCTTAATGGGGACCTCTCTGTGCCCAGCTCCTACGTTAGCCTCCACCTGTCCCCCCAGGTCAGCGGCTCTGTAGTGTATGGACGGTCCCCCATG ATGGCATTCGAGTGTCATCCTCATCTCCGAGGGtcatccatctcctcctccctgcccactaTCCCTGGCGGAAAGCC GGCCTACTCCTTCCACGTGTCTGCCGACGGGCAGATGCAGCCGGTGCCCTTCCCCTCGGACGCGCTGGTGGGCGCCGGCATCCCGCGGCACGCGCGGCAGCTGCACACGCTGGCGCACGGCGAGGTGGTCTGCGCGGTCACCATCAGCGGCTCCACGCAGCATGTGTACACGGGCGGCAAGGGCTGCGTGAAAGTGTGGGACGTGGGGCAGCCGGGCGCCAAGACGCCGGTGGCGCAGCTCGACTGCCTG AACCGCGACAACTACATTCGTTCCTGCAAGCTGCTGCCCGACGGCCGGAGTCTGATCGTGGGCGGCGAGGCCAGCACCTTGTCCATCTGGGACCTGGCGGCGCCCACCCCGCGCATCAAGGCGGAGCTGACCTCCTCGGCCCCCGCCTGCTACGCCCTGGCCGTCAGCCCCGACGCCAAGGTCTGCTTTTCCTGCTGCAGCGACGGCAACATCGTGGTCTGGGACCTGCAGAACCAGACCATGGTCAG GCAGTTCCAGGGCCACACGGACGGTGCCAGCTGCATCGACATTTCCGACTACGGCACTCGGCTCTGGACCGGGGGCCTGGACAACACGGTGCGCTGCTGGGACCTGCGGGAGGGCCGCCAGCTGCAGCAGCACGACTTCAGCTCCCAG aTCTTCTCCCTGGGCCACTGCCCCAACCAGGACTGGCTGGCGGTCGGCATGGAGAGCAGCAATGTGGAGGTTCTGCACGTCCGCAAGCCCGAGAAATACCAGCTGCACCTTCATGAGAGCTGTGTGCTCGCCCTCAAATTCGCCTCCTGCG ggcgcTGGTTTGTGAGCACCGGGAAAGACAACCTGCTCAATGCCTGGAGGACACCGTATGGAGCCAGCATTTTCCAG TCCAAGGAATCATCCTCCGTGCTGAGCTGTGACATCTCCGGAAATAATAAGTACATTGTGACAGGCTCAGGGGACAAGAAGGCCACCGTGTACGAGGTGGTCTACTGA